The sequence AAGTCTTCGTCTACAGCGGTTGATGTGAGCTATAGACCTTGCATCGGGCGAACCGCCGTTCGCCCCTACGTTGGGCTTAGGCGAACGGCGGTTCGCCCCTACGATTGTTCTTCATCGGTATATTCGTCAGCGGCAACCCAGGTGCCCACGGGGCGCAAATCATCGGGAATCGCCACATCGTCGGTAAACTCCAGCACCGTCTCCCGATACCCCAAATAACCCGATTCCGTAAAACTCAGCAGCATCCGCCCCAGGGCAGGCCACACCACATCGGCAAACTCCCAGTCGTGGTTAAACCCAGCCCGGTCAGCGATCGAGCGCAGCGCCCAGAAATAGCTATTGCGCACCACCGAGCCCGACTTTTTGTAAGCCGGTACATCTTCCTGGTGAAGATAGAGAATGCCTTGGTCAATGTGAGCGCGCATGGACAAGTTAAAGTTTTGGGTTTGCGATGGGGGAGCCTGGCCTGCGACCTAAACCGGTTAGGAATGGGCGCTGGGGATGAGCGATCAGAAACCCCCTGGAGCCATCCTATCGATCGTGGGAATTGCTGTGGATGGGTGATACCGTAAGACTATTAACAATAAGTTACAGACGACCCAGGGCCAAGGCCAGACCGGTCGCACTGACTTAGCTCTGGAGCCTGTCGATCCCATGTCCGCTGCGGTTTGTCTGCAAAACGTCCACAAAGTCTACAATGGCGTCTCTGTCGTCAATGACCTCTCTTTAAACATCGAAGCTGGAGAAGTGTTTGGCTTGCTTGGCCCCAACGGCGCAGGCAAATCGACCACCATTCGCATGGTAACTACCCTAACGCGTCCTAGCGACGGCCATGTGGTGGTGGCAGGCTACGACGTCAACCGCCAACAGATCGACGTGCGCCGCCAGATTGGTGTCGTGCTGCAACAGACCAGCGTCGATGGTGACATGACCGTGTGGGAAAACATGGAATTCCACGGGCGCATGCACCATATCCCCAATCCCCAACGGCGCACCACCATTGATACCTGGCTCGACTATGTGGAGCTGGCCGATCGCCGCGACGACAAAGTCAAAACCCTCAGTGGCGGCATGAAGCGGCGGCTACAAATTGCCCGCGCCCTGCTGCACAACCCCAAGATTCTGTTTCTCGACGAGCCCACGGTCGGCCTCGACCCCCAAACCCGTCGCCGCCTCTGGGAGATCATTCGCGGCCTCAACCAGCAGGGCATGACCATGCTGCTCACCACCCACTACATGGAAGAGGTGGAATATCTGTGCGATCGCATCGGCATTCTCGACCAGGGCAAGCTGATTGAGCTGGGCACCCTGACAGAATTTCGCCAGCGCCACGGCGAAGGCATTGTCATGACCCAACAGGGCGATCGCTGGGACTATAGCTTTTTCCCCACTCTAGAGGCCGCCAACGCCCACCTCGACCAACAGCCCGACAAAACCGGCATGATGACCCGCCCCTCAAACCTCGAAGATATCTTTGTGGAGTTAACCGGGCGAAATTTGGATTGAGTCAAAATTCTCGCGTTGATCCTCCCTGCTGTCTCGGCCCAGTCTAGGGGTCAAAATCAACTGTTTATAGCAATCGGCGCTAGGCTGGGGAATGGTTTACGGTTAGCAACGGTCTATGTCTAGTCTGGCCACCACCATAGAAGCGATTTTGTACCTGAAAGGGCAGCCTCTCGATATTGCCAAGCTGGCTGAGCTGGCCCGCTGCGATCGCGACGATATTGAAGAAGGCCTGATCGAACTGATGGATGAGTATGCCCACCGTGATGGCGCGATGGAAATTATGGAAACTGTCGATGGCTATTGTCTTCAGCTCAAAGAACGCTATCGGTTTTTGGTAGATTTGCTGATCCCCATTGATCTGGGGGTGGGGGCGCTGCGAACCTTGGCGGCGATCGCCCTTAAAGGCCCCATCAGCCAGACCGATCTCGTCGATCTGCGCGGCTCTGGAGTCTATCAGCATGTGCCCGAGCTAGTCGCTCAGGGCTTTGTCCGCAAGCGCCGCC is a genomic window of Nodosilinea sp. E11 containing:
- a CDS encoding ABC transporter ATP-binding protein, which codes for MSAAVCLQNVHKVYNGVSVVNDLSLNIEAGEVFGLLGPNGAGKSTTIRMVTTLTRPSDGHVVVAGYDVNRQQIDVRRQIGVVLQQTSVDGDMTVWENMEFHGRMHHIPNPQRRTTIDTWLDYVELADRRDDKVKTLSGGMKRRLQIARALLHNPKILFLDEPTVGLDPQTRRRLWEIIRGLNQQGMTMLLTTHYMEEVEYLCDRIGILDQGKLIELGTLTEFRQRHGEGIVMTQQGDRWDYSFFPTLEAANAHLDQQPDKTGMMTRPSNLEDIFVELTGRNLD
- the scpB gene encoding SMC-Scp complex subunit ScpB, whose product is MSSLATTIEAILYLKGQPLDIAKLAELARCDRDDIEEGLIELMDEYAHRDGAMEIMETVDGYCLQLKERYRFLVDLLIPIDLGVGALRTLAAIALKGPISQTDLVDLRGSGVYQHVPELVAQGFVRKRRQSDGRSSLVQVTDKFYQHFEIDQLPQLRPKSATPLPAADTAADAADDDLESEVDQAS